Proteins found in one Magnolia sinica isolate HGM2019 chromosome 5, MsV1, whole genome shotgun sequence genomic segment:
- the LOC131245885 gene encoding protein CHLOROPLAST J-LIKE DOMAIN 1, chloroplastic: protein MAMAISSTVFHCRRSQTPSIEPSITIAPRFFYVRFSEKVPRHYRMVCTASSAAGSSHTSSNENPYEVLGVSPIEGFDMIKAAYTRKRKDAERRGDEAFAAQLERAYDKIMMAQLTNRKKGVTFGSFQVSKDIKYADKQPIVPWGPRFTKSSEKDMRINMAISALFTVWIVIKRSAEWKPLQFLAFVFVYRIFEKLKSFEPQVSPTFTEDGEDEGRGLRMGKRLLRSLALVFGCIAAASLAFTGALNLIELLGRYIPVFLYNNQELFITASTAVMLFIMASYYR, encoded by the exons ATGGCGATGGCAATCTCTTCAACCGTCTTCCACTGCCGCAGATCTCAAACTCCCTCCATCGAACCTTCCATTACGATCGCTCCCCGCTTCTTCTATGTCAG GTTCTCTGAAAAAGTCCCAAGGCATTACCGGATGGTATGTACTGCCTCATCTGCTGCTGGAAGTTCACACACAAGTAGTAATGAAAACCCATATGAG GTTCTTGGTGTAAGCCCCATAGAGGGTTTCGACATGATTAAGGCAGCATATACAAGAAAACGAAAGGATGCTGAAAGAAGAGGCGATGAAGCATTCGCAGCTCAG TTAGAAAGGGCTTATGATAAGATCATGATGGCTCAACTGACGAATCGGAAGAAAGGCGTAACATTTGGTTCTTTTcag GTGTCAAAAGATATTAAATATGCTGATAAGCAGCCAATTGTACCTTGGGGACCGAG GTTCACGAAGTCTAGTGAAAAGGACATGCGTATCAACATGGCAATATCAGCTTTATTT ACAGTTTGGATTGTCATCAAACGCAGTGCCGAATGGAAGCCTCTGCAGTTTTTAGCATTTGTCTTTGTATACCGAATATTTGAGAAGTTGAAATCTTTTGAGCCTCAAGTCTCCCCCACATTTACT GAAGATGGTGAGGATGAAGGGCGAGGATTGCGAATGGGAAAGCGCCTGCTCCGTTCTCTTGCATTAGTCTTTGGCTGTATAGCTGCTGCTTCTTTG GCATTCACGGGAGCTCTCAACTTGATCGAACTTCTTGGCCGTTACATACCCGTTTTCCTTTACAATAATCAG GAGTTGTTCATTACTGCATCTACGGCAGTCATGCTCTTCATCATGGCTTCATATTACAGATAA
- the LOC131247006 gene encoding uncharacterized protein LOC131247006: MAFAAVFSGLKEGKFTFSIGKNPPKTLADFMARAQKYTNAKEFTNARKSVQVTVAVGKWKRPRNEESQPTRKGADDRTPHDCQPSRRPEGKFHSYTPLNTSVEQILLDIRGEKLLNWPVCMKADPEHRDKRKFCRFHRDHGYNTDDCVDLKDEIKSLIHKGHLRRYTKKERSARKEEGDQERPNNPTKEPTEIRTIFEGSTGGGDSNRARKIYSRKSDSEHYVHLTERPGKELWINPCSLTFTEDDARGIHHPYDDALVVTMTIANHKVYRILVDTESSADVI, encoded by the coding sequence ATGGCGTTTGCGGCGGTGTTCAGTGGTCTAAAAGAAGGAAAGTTCACTTTCTCTATTGGGAAGAACCCGCCGAAGACATTAGCAGACTTCATGGCAAGAGCTCAAAAATACACTAATGCTAAGGAGTTTACTAACGCCCGCAAGAGTGTGCAAGTAACTGTCGCAGTTGGCAAATGGAAGAGGCCTAGGAATGAAGAATCTCAACCGACCCGTAAAGGGGCAGATGACCGCACCCCTCACGATTGCCAACCGAGCCGGAGACCGGAAGGAAAATTCCATTCCTACACCCCCCTCAATACATCTGTCGAGCAAATCCTGTTAGATATCCGAGGAGAGAAACTTCTAAATTGGCCTGTCTGCATGAAGGCCGACCCGGAGCATCGAGACAAGAGGAAGTTCTGTCGCTTTCACCGGGACCACGGCTACAATACAGACGATTGTGTGGATCTAAAGGATGAAATCAAGTCCCTTATCCACAAAGGACATCTGCGTCGATATACTAAAAAAGAGAGATCCGCTAGGAAGGAAGAAGGGGACCAAGAACGACCGAATAACCCCACGAAAGAACCCACTGAAATCCGCACCATTTTCGAGGGCTCAACCGGTGGAGGGGATTCAAACAGAGCCCGAAAAATCTACTCTCGGAAGTCTGATTCCGAACACTACGTCCATTTGACCGAGCGGCCTGGCAAGGAGCTTTGGATCAATCCGTGTAGCCTAACCTTTACGGAAGATGATGCGCGCGGAATCCACCATCCGTACGATGATGCCCTGGTGGTCACGATGACTATAGCAAATCACAAGGTATACCGCATCTTGGTCGACACCGAAAGCTCGGCCGATGTGATCTAA